The following are from one region of the Halictus rubicundus isolate RS-2024b chromosome 15, iyHalRubi1_principal, whole genome shotgun sequence genome:
- the LOC143361878 gene encoding uncharacterized protein LOC143361878 — translation MCARLLACPLCSQPGFLTLDALRTGLISVATRPLSCPVCNEILLGIDKLTIHLFSHTINLHSNNTVEPLKHTNSFMNNNNSGTVHNLQNISFHDWNVCKVQSANLKSSKNVQTTENEIPILNSRVSIQEQNLPVNNTPQVAFLPNSICKSEGINAIHKTHENDEIMPKVNKEMIQETMRVNYATQNYVTNNIKHANTVQDHAQREHENIQNFKQWTGNQHCEEQTSINENIRTEIKDSCSTKQNYNEQVTSVNKYPVTSVTTICTNTVVEKYNDEKSEQDNSLTTCNENQSEILENGQILSELKQIKPSPTKEKIERCNICGFHFPDYNILLLHKQLVHMINEKDLNVIPENFLKSYSCHLCSKIFKMRGSLMVHMRVAHMGYNLGSLAKGGQVELIFNENKYNCPTCGKIFKKEQHVIQHLKTHEAKQWECDVCSKMFTTKYFLKKHKRLHSGEMPYKCNICNKTFTFQQSYHKHRLYHKDDKPHTCATCGRSFKELSTLHNHERIHTGEKPFACETCGKCFRQRVSYLVHRRIHTGVMPYKCTICGKNFRYKVSQRTHKCPAQQMGNMQQTNSIDLQTPQVTNTQNLNSNSCKIQKSCIEENQPILNVINDEENKYVLIINTQGQHLLTKELNISNSQVIQEKEQKLDECMGPNEEIRNIWKNNIPDNSIFKESDEISTKLYTETEKPLQEDTNDLFSMIISPLENGLSSPTTEMEHLRLSSPAQKEDGLKSYNSFRNTTHKANIDNTRMEQSFNSHDNVTNTLQTINEESLKQLLYGINEK, via the exons ATGTGTGCACGACTATTAGCGTGTCCTTTATGCTCTCAACCAGGATTCTTAACATTGGATGCACTACGAACAGGATTAATAAGTGTAGCAACTCGACCTCTTTCATGCCCAGTATGTAATGAGATATTGCTTGGTATTGATAAATTGACCATTCATTTGTTTAGTCACACTATCAATTTGCATAGCAACAATACAGTGGAACCTTTGAAACATACAAATAGTTTTATGAACAATAACAATTCAGGAACAGTACATAATTTGCAAAATATAAGTTTTCATGATTGGAATGTATGTAAGGTACAAAGTGCCAATTTAAAATCTTCTAAAAATGTACAAactacagaaaatgaaattccaattttaaaTTCAAGAGTTTCTATACAAGAACAAAATTTGCCTGTAAATAATACACCTCAAGTTGCATTTCTACCAAATTCAATTTGCAAAAGTGAAGGAATAAATGCAATTCATAAAACACATGAGAATGATGAAATAATGCCAAAAGTAAACAAAGAAATGATACAAGAAACGATGAGAGTAAATTATGCCACACAGAATTATGTTACAAACAATATTAAACATGCAAACACTGTTCAAGATCATGCTCAAAGAGAACAcgaaaatatacaaaattttaagCAATGGACTGGGAATCAACATTGCGAGGAACAAACTTctataaatgaaaatataagaaCAGAAATTAAAGACAGCTGCAGCACTAAACAAAACTACAATGAACAAGTAACGTCAGTGAATAAATATCCAGTAACAAGTGTTACAACAATTTGTACTAATACTGTGGTGGAAAAGTATAACGATGAAAAAAGTGAGCAAGATAATTCATTAACTACATGTAATGAAAATCAATCTGAAATTTTGGAGAATGGACAAATATTGTCTGAACTAAAACAAATTAAACCATCGCCTACAAAGGAAAAGATTGAACGTTGTAATATATGCGGCTTTCACTTTCCTGACTATAATATTTTACTTTTACACAAACAATTAGTGCACATGATCAATGAGAAAGATTTGAATGTcattcctgaaaattttcttaaaagTTATTCGTGCCATTTATGTTCTAAAATATTTAAGATGCGTGGTAGTTTAATGGTTCACATGAGAGTAGCGCATATGGGATACAATTTAG GTTCTTTAGCTAAAGGTGGACAAGTAGAACTCATATTTAATGagaataaatataattgtccAACAtgcggaaaaatatttaaaaag GAGCAACATGTAATACAGCATTTAAAAACTCATGAAGCAAAGCAATGGGAATGCGATGTATGCAGTAAAATGTTcacaacaaaatattttttaaaaaaacatAAAAGATTACATTCAGGAGAAATGCCTTACAAATGTAATATATGTAACAAGACATTCACTTTCCAACAATCATACCACAAACACAGATTATATCATAAAGACGATAAACCACATACATGTGCAACTTGTGGCAGGTCATTTAAAGAGCTATCTACTTTGCATAATCATGAAAGAATTCATACTGGGGAGAAACCTTTTGCATGCGAAACTTGTG GAAAGTGCTTCAGACAACGTGTATCTTATTTAGTTCATCGTAGAATTCACACAGGTGTTATGCCTTATAAGTGTACAATATGTGGAAAAAATTTCAGATACAAG GTAAGCCAGAGAACTCATAAATGTCCAGCACAACAGATGGGAAACATGCAACAAACGAATAGTATTGATCTCCAGACACCACAAGTAACAAATACACAAAATTTGAATAGTAATTCATGTAAAATTCAGAAGAGTTGTATAGAAGAGAATCAACCCATTTTGAACGTAATAAatgacgaagaaaataaatatgtcCTAATAATAAATACTCAAGGACAACACCTGctaacaaaggaattaaatATTAGTAATTCGCAAGTAATTCaagaaaaagaacaaaaattGGATGAGTGCATGGGTCCAAACGAGGAAATAAGAAACATTTGGAAGAATAACATTCCTGATAATTCTATATTTAAGGAATCAGATGAAATATCTACAAAACTGTATACAGAAACTGAGAAACCACTTCAAGAGGATACGAATGACTTATTTTCAATGATAATATCTCCACTCGAAAATGGATTATCTTCTCCCACGACTGAAATGGAACATTTAAGATTATCATCGCCAGCACAAAAAGAAGATGGTTTAAAATCTTATAATAGCTTTAGAAATACAACGCACAAAGCAAACATAGACAATACAAGAATGGAACAAAGTTTTAATAGTCATGATAACGTAACGAATACTTTACAAACTATAAATGAAGAATCTTTAAAGCAACTTCTATATggtattaacgaaaaataa